The DNA region AGGGCATCCGGGAAGTGGGGAAGGAAGCGGGTATCCAGGCGCAGCATACCCCCATGCTACCCGGATGTAGGCTAAAGGCATGGGCTATGTGCCCCCACCCACGCCCCAGCACGGCCTCGAGGAGGGCCCTGTCCTCCTCAAGGATGGGCGTACCGCCTTCCTGAGGCGGGCGGGACCCAAGGACCTTCCCCTTTTCGTGGAGTTCCTGAGGCGGCTATCCCCCGAGTCCTTGCGCATGCGCTTCTTCTCCCCCATCTCCCCGGAGAAGGCGTCGGAGCTTCTCCTTTCCGCCAAACCCGAGGAGGAAAAGGTGGTCCTCATGGTCCTGGCGGGGGATCCCCCCAGGATGGTGGCCACCGGGGAGTACGTGCGCCTCAAAGGGGAGGACACCGCCGAGGTGGCCTTTCTGGTGGACGACGCCTTCCAGGGCAAGGGCCTGGGCACCCTCCTTCTGGAGCGCCTGGCCTTAATCGCCGCCAAGCGGGGGGTAAGGCGGTTTCAGGCCTTCGTCCTGGCGGAGAACCAGAAGATGCTCAACGTCTTCATGGAAAGCGGCTTCCAGGTGCGGGCCCACCGGGATAGCGGCGAAGTGGAGGTGGAGTTTGAGATCCTCCTGGAGGAGAGGGCGGCGGAGCGGTTTGAGTGGCGGGAAAAGGTCTCCACCCTTGCGAGCCTCCACCCCTTCTTCTTTCCCCGAGGCGTGGCGGTGGTGGGGGCGAGCCGCGACCCGGAGGGCATCGGCTACCGGGTGTTGGAAAACCTCATCTTCGGCCGCTTCCAAGGCCCCGTCTACCCGGTGAACGAGGCCATCGGCAAGGAAGGGAGCACGGTGGGCCCCCTTCTCGCCTACCCCAGGGTGGAGAGTATCCCAGGGCCCGTGGACCTGGCGGTGATCGCCGTGCCCAAGGAACGGGTCCTCGAGGCCCTCGAGGCCTCAGGAAGACGGGGGGTGCGAGCCAGCGTGGTCCTCACCACCGGCTTCCAGGACCAAGAGGCCAGGGAGCTGGCCGACAAGGCCAGGCGCCTGGGGATGCGCCTTCTGGGCCCGGGTTCCCTGGGCCTGGTCCACACCCATCCCGATGCCCGTCTGGCAGCGGGCTTGACCCCCCTTCCCAAGCCGGGGCCCTTGGCCATCTCCAGCCAGTCCGGCACCCTGGGCCGGGCGGTGATGGCCTACGCGGAGGGCATGGGACTGGGCATCTCCTCCTTCGTCTCCTTAGGGGCCAAGGCGGACATCTCCTCCAACGACCTCCTGCAGTTCTGGGATGAGGACGAAAGAACCCGGGTGATCCTCCTCTACCTGGAAAGCTTCGGCAACCCCAGGCGCTTCTCCCGCTTAGCCCGGAGGATCGGCAAGAAAAAACCCATCCTGGCGGTGCACCCCTCCCGGGACCCTTTGGTGCGGGCCCTCTTCGCCCAGGCTGGGGTGATCCGGGCCAACAGCCTGGAGGAAGCCTTTGACGTGGCCGCCCTTCTGGCCCTGGGGCGTCTTCCGGAAAACAACCGGGTGCGCCTTATCTCCAACGCCTCCGGTCCCTCTAACCTGGCCCTCGAGGCCCTAAGGGAAGGAGGCCTTTTCGTGGAGCACCTGGACCTGGGCTCCACCGCCAAGGCGGTGGAGTTCGCCCGCGCCCTGGAGGAAGCCTTGCAAAGCGAGGTGGGAAGCGTGTTTCTCCTCTTCGTTCCCATGGGGTTTGCCAGCGAGGAGGAGTTCCTGGCCCTTTTGGAGAGGGCAGAAGGAAACAAGTTGCTCCTGGCCTGCGTGATGGGCTCCCCTGGGGTGCGGGCAAGGGTTATGGGCCAGGTGGCCCTCTACCGCTTTCCCGAATCGGCGGCCATCGCCTTGAGCCGGGCCTGGGCCTACAAGGCCTGGCGGGATGAACCCCTCCACTTCCCCGACCTCCCCGACCTGCGCCTGGAGGAGGCAAGGAAGCTTCTAGAAGGGAAAAAGACCCTGAGCCAGGAGGAGGGGGCCGCCCTCTTGGGGTGCTTCGGCCTGCCTTTGGGGAAGGGGGAAGGGCTTTCCCTACGGCTCACCGCCAAACCCCACCCCCTTTTCGGCCCTGTCCTCACCCTGCTCCTGCCCACTCCCTTGGGGGACCAGGTGCTGGGGGAAAGGCTTTCTCCCCTCACCCAGAAGGATGCCCAAGAGCTGGTTAGGCCCCTTGAGGGGCACCTAGACCCGGCCCCTTACCAAGAGATCCTCCTCAGGCTTTCCCGGCTTCTGGAGGAGCTGCCCCAGGTGGAAGAGATCTCCCTGGAGCTTTCCGGACCCCGGATCGCCCGCTTCGAGGTGCGCCTCCAGGGAAACCCCCCACCGAGGAACCGCCATGCGCATCCAAAGCCCCACTAACCCCAAGGTGAAGGCCCTATCCGCCCTGAAGGAACGAAAGGAGCGGGAAAGGACTGGCCTTTTCCTGGTGGAAGGCCGGCGGGAGGTGGAAAGGGCCTTAAGGACTGGCCTCCACCTGGAAACCCTCCTCCTCGGCCCCAAGGCCACCCCGGAGGACCGGGCCCTGGCGGGCCAGGGGCCCATCCTGGAACTTTCCCAAGAGGCGATGGAGCGGGTTTCCGTAAGGGAAAACCCGTCTCCCGTCATCGGGGTCTTCCGCCTGCCCCAAAAAACCCTAAAGGAGGCCCGGCTCCCGCAAAACCCCCTGGTCCTGGTCCTTTTGGGCCTGGAAAAACCCGGAAACCTTGGGGCCATCCTGCGCTCGGCGGATGGGGCGGGGGTGGACCTGGTCCTGGTGGCGGAAGGCGTGGATCTCTATGGCCCCCAGGTGATCCGAAACTCCACGGGGGTGGTCTTCTCCTTGCCCGTCTTCCCCGTGGCTGAGGAGGAAGCCTCCCGCTTCCTGGAGGAAAAGGGGCTTTTCCTGGTAGCCGCCACCCCCATAGGGGAAAAGGTCTACTGGGAAGAGGACTACCGAAGAGGGGTGGCCTTCCTCCTGGGGACCGAGGACGAGGGCCTTCCCAAGGCCTGGCTGGACCGGGCGGGGGTTCGGGTGCGCATCCCCATGCGGGGGCAGGCGGATAGCCTCAACGTCTCCGTGAGCGCCGCCCTCCTCCTCTACGAGGCCCTGCGCCAAAGGGGAGGAGGATGAGGTTCCCCCTTACCCCCTTGCTGGCCCTGGGTGGTGCGGGGCCACCAGACCCTCACCTTATAAAACCCCCCTCAACCCCCTTGACAAGAACACGCGGGGCCAAGATAATAACCCTTGGTTTGACACTCTCGCCCTTTGAGCGTCAAAGGAGGGAGTGAATATGGCTGCGGAGGTGAAGACGGTGATCAAGCCCCTAGGCGACAGGGTTGTGGTGAAACGGATTGAGGAGGAGCCCAAGACCAAGGGCGGCATCGTGCTCCCCGACACCGCCAAGGAGAAGCCCCAGAAGGGCAAGGTGATCGCGGTGGGCTCGGGCCG from Thermus neutrinimicus includes:
- a CDS encoding TrmH family RNA methyltransferase — translated: MRIQSPTNPKVKALSALKERKERERTGLFLVEGRREVERALRTGLHLETLLLGPKATPEDRALAGQGPILELSQEAMERVSVRENPSPVIGVFRLPQKTLKEARLPQNPLVLVLLGLEKPGNLGAILRSADGAGVDLVLVAEGVDLYGPQVIRNSTGVVFSLPVFPVAEEEASRFLEEKGLFLVAATPIGEKVYWEEDYRRGVAFLLGTEDEGLPKAWLDRAGVRVRIPMRGQADSLNVSVSAALLLYEALRQRGGG
- a CDS encoding GNAT family N-acetyltransferase, with product MGYVPPPTPQHGLEEGPVLLKDGRTAFLRRAGPKDLPLFVEFLRRLSPESLRMRFFSPISPEKASELLLSAKPEEEKVVLMVLAGDPPRMVATGEYVRLKGEDTAEVAFLVDDAFQGKGLGTLLLERLALIAAKRGVRRFQAFVLAENQKMLNVFMESGFQVRAHRDSGEVEVEFEILLEERAAERFEWREKVSTLASLHPFFFPRGVAVVGASRDPEGIGYRVLENLIFGRFQGPVYPVNEAIGKEGSTVGPLLAYPRVESIPGPVDLAVIAVPKERVLEALEASGRRGVRASVVLTTGFQDQEARELADKARRLGMRLLGPGSLGLVHTHPDARLAAGLTPLPKPGPLAISSQSGTLGRAVMAYAEGMGLGISSFVSLGAKADISSNDLLQFWDEDERTRVILLYLESFGNPRRFSRLARRIGKKKPILAVHPSRDPLVRALFAQAGVIRANSLEEAFDVAALLALGRLPENNRVRLISNASGPSNLALEALREGGLFVEHLDLGSTAKAVEFARALEEALQSEVGSVFLLFVPMGFASEEEFLALLERAEGNKLLLACVMGSPGVRARVMGQVALYRFPESAAIALSRAWAYKAWRDEPLHFPDLPDLRLEEARKLLEGKKTLSQEEGAALLGCFGLPLGKGEGLSLRLTAKPHPLFGPVLTLLLPTPLGDQVLGERLSPLTQKDAQELVRPLEGHLDPAPYQEILLRLSRLLEELPQVEEISLELSGPRIARFEVRLQGNPPPRNRHAHPKPH
- the groES gene encoding co-chaperone GroES, which encodes MAAEVKTVIKPLGDRVVVKRIEEEPKTKGGIVLPDTAKEKPQKGKVIAVGSGRILDNGQKVPLEVKEGDIVVFAKYGGTEIEIDGEEYVILSERDLLAVLQ